Proteins encoded within one genomic window of Thalassophryne amazonica chromosome 23, fThaAma1.1, whole genome shotgun sequence:
- the LOC117505095 gene encoding peroxisome proliferator-activated receptor gamma coactivator 1-alpha-like, with protein sequence MKRGAGALSHTGVIKSNSLVLCEEESKIRLIIYFSCSVFLRNNQEERRVVYVGRLRSDCTRTELKRRFEVFGEIEECAVNLRDDGDNFGFIMYRYPCDAFAALENGHTLRRSNEPQFELCFGGQKQFCKSHYTDLDSHSDDFDPASTKSKYDSMDFDSLLREAQRSLSR encoded by the exons ATGAAAAGGGGGGCGGGGGCACTGAGTCACACAGGAGTGATCAAGAGTAATTCATTAGTCCTCTGTGAAGAGGAAAGTAAAATCAGGCTTATTATCTACTTCTCCTGCTCTGTTTTTCTTCGTAACAATCAGGAGGAGAGGCGGGTGGTGTACGTGGGGCGACTGAGGTCCGACTGCACCCGGACAGAGTTGAAGCGCCGCTTTGAAGTCTTTGGCGAGATTGAAGAATGTGCAGTGAACTTAAGGGACGACGG GGACAATTTTGGCTTCATCATGTACCGGTACCCTTGTGATGCCTTTGCCGCCCTTGAGAACGGACACACCTTACGGAGATCAAATGAGCCTCAGTTCGAGCTGTGCTTTGGCGGACAAAAGCAGTTCTGCAAATCACATTACACAGACTTGG ACTCCCATTCTGATGACTTCGATCCTGCCTCCACAAAAAGCAAGTACGACTCGATGGATTTTGACAGCTTGCTGAGGGAGGCTCAGCGCAGCCTGAGTAGGTAA